One region of Primulina tabacum isolate GXHZ01 chromosome 17, ASM2559414v2, whole genome shotgun sequence genomic DNA includes:
- the LOC142531269 gene encoding protein LATERAL ORGAN BOUNDARIES-like, translating to MASSTSYNPPCAACKFLRRKCLPGCMFAPYFPPEEPQKFANVHKIFGASNVTKLLNEVLPHQREDAVNSLAYEAEARVRDPVYGCVGAIAFLQKKVGRLQKELDAANADLIRLTCSENNLPATLQPRTAAPIPRQVEYNRLRINGSGGNGGGLHRIQTSFPYPFPLPRNDSDYNPQGGGIN from the coding sequence ATGGCCTCATCCACCTCATACAACCCTCCCTGCGCAGCCTGCAAGTTCTTGCGGCGAAAATGCTTGCCGGGATGCATGTTTGCTCCGTATTTCCCGCCAGAAGAGCCCCAAAAATTCGCCAATGTTCACAAAATCTTCGGCGCCAGCAACGTCACCAAGCTCCTCAACGAGGTTCTCCCCCACCAACGAGAGGACGCAGTTAATTCTCTAGCCTACGAAGCCGAGGCACGTGTTCGAGACCCTGTCTATGGTTGTGTTGGTGCCATCGCCTTCCTGCAGAAAAAAGTTGGCCGCCTGCAAAAAGAGCTCGACGCTGCCAATGCTGACCTGATTCGTTTGACTTGTAGTGAGAATAATCTGCCAGCCACACTGCAGCCTCGAACGGCAGCGCCGATCCCACGACAGGTGGAATACAACAGGCTAAGGATTAATGGAAGTGGAGGAAATGGTGGTGGACTTCATCGAATACAAACTAGTTTCCCATATCCATTTCCACTTCCAAGAAATGATAGTGATTACAACCCTCAAGGAGgagggatcaactga